A single Primulina eburnea isolate SZY01 chromosome 11, ASM2296580v1, whole genome shotgun sequence DNA region contains:
- the LOC140804382 gene encoding serine/threonine protein phosphatase 2A regulatory subunit B''beta-like encodes MSGTSFIGNASATNSLPSMFPAGSAPPLSPRSSSGSPRIMKHKAGPSSLGSSLKLVNEPVKELIPQFYFQNGRPPPNKLKERCLFRVNQFFYGHMNGLQINEFKLVTKEICKLPSFLSTSLFRKIDVDCTGIVTRDAFVNFWINGNILTKDIGTQIYTVLKQPDLKYLVQDDFKPMLRELLATHPGLEFLQSTPEFQERYAETVIYRIFFYVNRSGNGHLTLRELKLSNLIAAMQYADEEEDINRVLRYFSYEHFYVMYCKFWELDTDHDFLIDKENLIRYGNHALTYRIVDRVFSQVPRKFTSKVEGKMGYADFVYFILSEEDKSSDPSIEYWFKCIDIDGNGVITRNEMQFFYEEQLHRMECMTQEPVLFEDILCQIVDMIHPEDERCFTQNDLKGNKLSASVFNILFNLNKFMAFETRDPFLIRQERENPNLTEWDRFAHREYIRLSMEEDAEDGSADVWDESLEAPF; translated from the exons ATGTCTGGAACGTCATTTATTGGGAATGCTTCAGCAACCAATTCATTGCCCTCAATGTTTCCTGCTGGTAGTGCACCACCGCTTTCGCCAAGAAGTTCATCAGGCTCCCCTAGAATCATGAAACATAAGGCAGGCCCGTCTTCTTTGGGATCTTCCCTGAAATTAGTGAATGAACCTGTGAAAGAGCTTATACCTCAG TTCTATTTTCAAAATGGCCGTCCACCACCAAACAAATTGAAAGAACGATGCTTATTTAGAGTCAATCAGTTTTTCTATGGTCACATGAATGGACTCCAAATCAATG AATTCAAACTGGTAACAAAGGAAATTTGCAAGCTCCCATCGTTCTTATCCACTTCTCTTTTTAGAAAGATTGATGTTGACTGTACTGGGATAGTGACCAG GGATGCATTTGTAAATTTTTGGATCAATGGGAACATTCTGACAAAAGATATAGGAACACAAATATATACAGTTTTGAAGCAGCCTGATCTCAAATATTTGGTGCAG GATGATTTCAAACCCATGCTTCGAGAACTTCTGGCAACTCATCCAGGGCTGGAGTTCTTGCAGAGTACACCTGAATTTCAAGAAAGATATG CCGAAACTGTAATATACAGAATATTTTTCTACGTGAATAGATCGGGTAATGGGCATCTTACCCTCAGGGAGCTGAAACTATCAAACTTAATCGCTGCTATGCAGTATGCAGATGAAGAAGAGGATATCAACAGAGTCTTACG GTATTTTTCTTACGAGCATTTCTATGTTATGTACTGCAAGTTTTGGGAGCTGGACACGGATCATGATTTTCTGATTGACAAAGAGAACCTCATTAGATATGGTAACCATGCACTTACCTACAGGATTGTTGATAGAGTATTTTCTCAG GTTCCCAGAAAGTTCACAAGTAAGGTTGAAGGAAAGATGGGATATGCAGATTTTGTCTACTTCATACTATCGGAGGAGGATAAATCATCTGATCCTAGTATTGAATATTG GTTCAAATGCATAGATATAGATGGAAATGGAGTTATTACGAGGAATGAAATGCAATTCTTTTACGAAGAGCAGTTACATAGAATGGAGTGCATGACCCAGGAACCTGTACTTTTTGAGGATATCTTATGCCAGATAGTTGACATGATCCATCCAGAG GATGAGAGATGTTTTACGCAAAACGATTTAAAAGGAAACAAACTATCAGCGAGTGTTTTTAATATCCTTTTTAATCTCAATAAGTTCATGGCTTTCGAGACTCGCGATCCTTTTCTCATTCGCCAG GAGCGTGAAAATCCAAATTTGACCGAGTGGGATCGCTTTGCACATAGAGAGTATATTAGGCTTTCAATGGAGGAAGATGCAGAAGATGGAAGTGCAGATGTTTGGGATGAATCACTCGAGGCTCCTTTTTGA